From the Paraflavitalea soli genome, the window TCCTGGAAGTGGACATTTACATCTACCATACCATGACACATTAAAAGGTGTCCTTTGAGGCCAGCGGCAAAATTGATGGGGGAACTGCGCTGGTATGCCAGGCTGTCATTGAAGGGCTCATTGAGGATATTGGCGGTATAGCCATGATTATAGTGTGCCCAGTCAGTAACAGAGCGCAGGGCGCCGCCGGCTGCAAATGTTTCGGGTTCATTGAACATGGCCATCAGGGTAATAAAGCCACCATAAGATCCTCCGTATAAGCCGATGTGCTTAGGATCAACGCCCAGTTTTTCTACGAGGTATTTAGCTCCGTCTACCTGATCGCTCAGGTCTTTGCCACCCATATGGCGGTAGATGCCGGTGCGCCAGTCGCGGCCATAACCGGCACTGCCCCGGTAGTCGATGTCCAATACGGTATAACCCTGATCGGCGAGCATGTTGTGGAACATGAATTCGCGAAAGTAGCTGCTCCACCATTTATGGGCATTCTGGAGGTAGCCGGCGCCATGTACAAATATGACGGCTGGTTTGGAAGGATGTGGCTGTGCGGGACGGAATAAACGGGCATATACTTCTGCGCCATCTTTGGCTTTGAAGGTAATCACTTCCGGATCTTTCCAGGCATAGGCTTTAAACTCTTCGGATTGGGCGGCAGTAGTGATCTGCCGGATCTTACCGCCGGGTTTGTTTTCCTGGAGGTAAAGTTCCCAGGGCTTATTGCTGTAAGAATAGAGGATGGCCAGCCATTTTTCATCGGGAGAAAGGGTCACCTGGTTGGCGCCTGTCATGGTGGTAATACGTTCTGCCTTGCCGCCATTTACGGGCAGGCGGTAGAAATGTTGTTCACCGGGGTGCACCTCATTGGTGGTGAGGTAGAAATATTTTTTGTCTTTGGAGAGGATGGCGCGTTGAACTTCATATTTACCGCTGGTCAGTGCCTTCTTCTCTTTGGTTTGCACATTGATGGTGTAGAGGTGGGAATAGCCGGTGGCCTCAGACTGGAACCAGAAGGTAGCAGCATCTATCCAGCCGGTATTGAAACTACCAAAGCCGCTGGTGCCGGGGCCACCTATCCAGGCTTCGTCGCGCTGGCGATCGAGCAGGGAAAGTTTACCGGTAGGTCCGTCGAGGAGCATCAGCCAGCGGTCTTTGTTGTCCTGTGACCGGATCTCTACTACGGCATATGCTCCGTTGGGGGACCAGGATGCGTTTTGAAAACTAACAGGTCTTACAGGAGGGTTCTTTGTTTTTTCGGCATAGGTGGCGGGATAATCCTTTGCATAATCGGGCAGGTCCCTGATACCGGGTATGGAATCTGTTTTCACCAGGAAAACGGTGTCTTTCATGGTATCGAAGACAAAGAATTCCTGGGTACTTTGGGGCGTGCCTACTTTGGTACGGCCGGGGATATCTTCTGTAAATCCGCTTTCGGTTACATAGTTGGGCACAATGGTGTTCTTGCCGCCGGTAGCGGTCTTTATCAACCGGTAGCTGATAAATCGTCCATCGGCGCTGATAGCAGTTCCAAAGAGGGATTTATCTTCTGTGCTGATGGTGCGTAAGGTTTTTTCCTTGGGTAATGCCTTGCGCATAGAGTCGGCCAGTTCACGTTTTTCTTTCCGGCTTTGCAGTACCAGTGAGTTGTCGAGCGCTTCTTCCTGTAACCATTTTTCCTGGGGATTGCCAGTGGCGGCGGCCCTGCTTCCGCGGAAGCCTCCTCCCCCGCCCTGACCACCGCCGCGCTGGGGAGCCACTGTGACGGGTGCAGAAACACCCCCTTGTTGAAAATTGGTGAGCTGGGTGGTAGTACCTGTAGTGATATCCCAGGCATACACATTGTTGCCACGGGTGTATACTATTTTATTATCGTTGAAAGAGAACAGGGGATTGCTCTCAAATTCTGTGGTGAGGGTAACGGGCCGCTGCAGACCGGTCTTTACATCGGCCAGGTAGACATCGCCCTGGCGGGTA encodes:
- a CDS encoding S9 family peptidase; translated protein: MRKSMLVPLALLMALSATSQTSPGTALTVEKIMRDPKWIGTSPSEPEWSWDSKYLLFSWNPEKAVSDSTWFITTTALTPQKTTWAFRQDLLDESSVRYNNKRTHYVFTRQGDVYLADVKTGLQRPVTLTTEFESNPLFSFNDNKIVYTRGNNVYAWDITTGTTTQLTNFQQGGVSAPVTVAPQRGGGQGGGGGFRGSRAAATGNPQEKWLQEEALDNSLVLQSRKEKRELADSMRKALPKEKTLRTISTEDKSLFGTAISADGRFISYRLIKTATGGKNTIVPNYVTESGFTEDIPGRTKVGTPQSTQEFFVFDTMKDTVFLVKTDSIPGIRDLPDYAKDYPATYAEKTKNPPVRPVSFQNASWSPNGAYAVVEIRSQDNKDRWLMLLDGPTGKLSLLDRQRDEAWIGGPGTSGFGSFNTGWIDAATFWFQSEATGYSHLYTINVQTKEKKALTSGKYEVQRAILSKDKKYFYLTTNEVHPGEQHFYRLPVNGGKAERITTMTGANQVTLSPDEKWLAILYSYSNKPWELYLQENKPGGKIRQITTAAQSEEFKAYAWKDPEVITFKAKDGAEVYARLFRPAQPHPSKPAVIFVHGAGYLQNAHKWWSSYFREFMFHNMLADQGYTVLDIDYRGSAGYGRDWRTGIYRHMGGKDLSDQVDGAKYLVEKLGVDPKHIGLYGGSYGGFITLMAMFNEPETFAAGGALRSVTDWAHYNHGYTANILNEPFNDSLAYQRSSPINFAAGLKGHLLMCHGMVDVNVHFQDIVRISQKLIELGKDNWELAVYPMEDHGFVEPSSWTDEYKRIYKLFETHLKK